From Geomonas agri, one genomic window encodes:
- a CDS encoding porin: protein MGLLAAWLLVQRPPFCIAAEEPEYHTPLAGEAKQVTFMGQQASIPAVDRTRMTSITVGGSLLAPAQGQSPAIPVAALYHRRITDRSYRRAMVAVFVNELDYLRDVGGWDLVAQFDNDTLPVAGRELRDDKEIRGTALYHGVLLGSFGVGWRKPVYPFQVDNDLRVQLVGRGGYFYAHRESDTAPGLWIPPNTSLLGARLRCRYDGLRRNLLELPHHGLAAGFDIDHLHRDRWQGEGGPGDRGNRDYTQVEGHLVGAAGVPGLSERNRLLFSLYGGMTAQGRGDRFNAFRLDGAPFPSEQYDLAWPHYSGVIYDRVLARGYVTASAGYRRELAFFLYLSTLGSYIWADRATAVGNDRVAFDRMQGAAVTVAVDSAFVWNSSLYLAWSWESGAMRNGRSGNGVTLIWNKLF, encoded by the coding sequence TTGGGTCTTCTTGCGGCGTGGCTACTCGTGCAGCGGCCCCCGTTCTGCATAGCCGCGGAGGAGCCGGAATACCATACCCCCCTGGCCGGCGAGGCAAAACAGGTCACCTTCATGGGACAGCAGGCGAGCATACCGGCCGTTGACCGCACCAGGATGACCTCCATCACCGTGGGGGGCTCGCTGCTAGCACCGGCACAGGGGCAGAGTCCGGCCATTCCAGTGGCCGCCCTGTACCACCGGCGCATCACCGACCGCAGCTACCGGCGGGCTATGGTGGCGGTTTTCGTTAACGAGCTCGACTATCTGCGCGACGTCGGGGGATGGGACCTGGTGGCCCAGTTCGACAACGACACGCTCCCGGTGGCGGGACGGGAACTCCGTGACGACAAGGAGATCCGCGGCACCGCGCTCTACCACGGGGTGCTGCTTGGCTCGTTCGGCGTTGGCTGGCGCAAGCCGGTCTACCCCTTCCAAGTCGACAATGACCTCAGAGTGCAACTGGTGGGACGAGGAGGGTACTTTTACGCCCACCGGGAAAGTGACACCGCACCCGGTCTCTGGATCCCTCCCAACACGTCGCTCCTTGGCGCCCGGTTGCGTTGCCGCTACGACGGGCTGCGCCGCAACCTACTGGAACTGCCGCACCACGGGCTAGCTGCCGGGTTCGACATCGACCACCTGCACCGGGACAGGTGGCAAGGGGAGGGAGGACCGGGCGACCGGGGCAATCGCGATTACACCCAGGTGGAGGGGCACCTGGTCGGAGCGGCCGGGGTGCCGGGGCTCTCTGAGCGCAACAGGCTCCTGTTCAGCCTCTACGGCGGCATGACAGCGCAGGGTAGGGGGGATCGCTTCAACGCCTTCCGCTTGGACGGCGCACCTTTCCCGAGCGAGCAGTACGACCTTGCCTGGCCGCACTACAGCGGCGTGATCTACGACCGGGTGCTGGCGCGCGGCTATGTGACGGCCAGCGCCGGCTACCGTCGCGAACTTGCTTTTTTCCTCTACCTGAGCACGCTCGGCTCCTACATCTGGGCGGATCGCGCCACTGCGGTGGGGAACGACCGGGTCGCCTTCGACCGGATGCAGGGCGCCGCCGTCACGGTCGCCGTAGACAGCGCTTTTGTCTGGAATTCCTCGCTCTACCTTGCCTGGAGTTGGGAATCAGGGGCGATGCGCAACGGTCGTTCAGGTAACGGCGTCACGTTGATCTGGAACAAGCTTTTCTAA